The DNA region CGTTCATCAACATTATCGTTAACTTCCAGTCCGTTTTCACGCCCAGTAGCTGGCATAATTTGCCACACCCCACGGGCTCCAGCCGGAGAAACGGCATTGGTCAGTCCGCTTTCAATTACGGCCAAATATTTAAAATCGTCCGGCACCCCATGTTTTGCTAAAATAGGCTCAATTACCGGGAAGTATTTTTTTGCTCGTTTGAACATCAACAGCCCATTAGACTGCCAATAGGTATTTACCAAAAGTTCCCTGTCCATTCGTTCTAAAATATCTGGATTATTAATGGGCATGGGCTCTCCTGCAAAGTTTAAATCTTGAGGTATTTGAAGCGCATAAACGTTATAATCGTTAATTAATTTTTTTTCAAAATTCTCATCAGTTGGCGCGTCTTGCAAAGCATAAACAAACAGTGCGCATAAACTTAATAATCCCACTAACGCCAAGGCTTTCTGTACAATCTTCATCTTTAAAAAGTTTTTTTATAAAATTAAAAAAATAAACCTAGTTGTTTAAAATTATTCTAGGCAAATTTTCATTGAACCATTTATATTTATTTATAATGGCAATATGTGTTCCGTTTTTAATAACGGTGCAATTTTTAATGTATTTTATAGGGAACACTGGATCTTTATCTCCATGAATATGAACAATGTCTTTTCGGTGTTCCTTTTGCTCCCAACATACCATATGTTTTATGGCCCAGCTTAAATATTTAGGATCGTTTACCGAAAGGTATTTTTTATACAACTCCAAACGTTTTGTCATGGTTTTACCGAAAGCATATTTTTCAAAAACATCTATTTTACTGGCCAACTGTGTGGGCAAAATTTTATACGCACAAGTGGTTTTGGCCAAAAGCATTCGTTTTGGGAGTTCGAACATGCTTTTAACACTCGAAACAATAATAAGTTTCCGCGCGTTAATATGCTTATCCATTTGCTGAACCAGCACACCTCCAAAAGACACCCCAACCAATACCACATCTGCATGTTTTATTTTTTTGGACATACGCAGAGCATAATCGTCAAGCCCCTCATTATCAACAGGTATGTCCCACTCTAAAAAATGCATTTTGAATTGGTCTTCAGCTAATTTTATGTACTCAAAAATTTTAGGGCTAGCAGCCATTCCAGGCATAAAATAAACATGTATTAGCTCTTGACTCATAGGACATTAACATCTTAATCGCTTTATTCTTAGCTTTTTTTTGCGTACTTTTGCACAAAGTTATACAAATAGTATCCACTATTTTACATTCCTTATAAATTAAAATATATTATCATGGTTGAAGCTGCAGAATTAATTGACAATGAGTTCTTGCGTCAATTTGAAATTAAAGTTGACGGACAATTAGCAAAAATTGAATACTCATCGCAAGAACGAAAGATCTTTTTAACCAAGCTAGTTATCCCAGAAGACATTAAAGACGAGAATTTTAAAAAGGATTTTTTAGCGCTTGTTTTTGAACAGATTGCCGACCGTAATTTAAGCATTGTGCCCACCAGCCCCGAAATTGCAAAATTTGTGAGAAGCAACCGAAAATACAAACGCATGCTTCCGGTTGGGGTAAGGATTTAACTGATATTTATATCAACAAAAAAGCCGAAATTCAAAATTGAATTTCGGCTTTTTTGTTTTTCGTAAATACTTAAGACACTATTTGGTTTACAAACTGAAATCTTACCAATCCGTCGGCATCAATTTCGGCCAATTCCACCTCGTGTAATGTATTTACCAGTTCGGGGTTCCATGGGGTTTTCACTTTTACGTAGTTTTCAGTAAAACCATGAATATAACCTTCTTTGTTTTCGCTTTCAAAAAGTACCGTTCTGGTAGTTCCTATTTGGCTCTCATAAAACGCACGGCGCTTTTTTACCGATAGTCCACGCAACATTTTGCTGCGTTTGCTTCTTACATTTTTAGGAACTACACCATCCATTTCGGCTGCTTCGGTATTATCCCGTTCGGAATAAGTAAACACATGTAAATATGAAATATCAAGCTCGTTCAAGAAATTGTAGGTCTCCAAGAAGTGCTCATCGGTTTCACCTGGAAACCCAACAATAACATCCACACCAATACAGGCATGCGGCATCACTTCTTTTATTTTCGCAACACGATCCACATAAAGCTCACGCATGTAGCGGCGCTTCATTTTTTTTAGGATGTCGTTACTGCCAGATTGCAACGGTACATGAAAATGGGGCACAAAGGCTCGAGATTTCGACACCAAATCAATCGTGTCGTTTTTCAATAAATTTGGCTCAATTGATGATATTCGAAGGCGTTCAATACCTTCAACTTTATCTAATTCGGTCACCAAATCCAAAAAGGTATGTTCATGTTTTTTATTTCCGAATTCACCTTTCCCGTAATCACCAATATTTACGCCGGTAAGCACAATTTCCTTGATGTTCTGTTCTGAAATCTCCTTGGCGTTTTTCAGCACATTTTCCATCGTATCACTCCGGGAAATACCGCGCGCCAACGGAATGGTACAATAAGTACACTTATAATCACAGCCATCCTGAACCTTTAAAAAAGCACGAGTACGGTCGCCAATGGAATAACTCCCCACGTAGAAATCGGCCTCCTCAATTTCGCAAGAATGCACTTCCCCAAAGTCATTTTTGGAAAGATCGTTTAAATAATCGGTTATTTTGAACTTTTCGGTGGCCCCCAAAACCAAATCCACGCCCTCTACATCGGCCAATTCTTGGGGTTTAAGCTGAGCGTAACAGCCCACGGCTGCGACAAAAGCCTCTGGATTTACCTTCTGGGCCTGTTTTACTATGGTTTTAAAACGCTTATCGGCATTTTCAGTGACCGAGCAGGTATTAATTACATAAATATCTGCCTTTTCCGAAAAATCTACCCGATCAAAGCCCTCGTCGTTAAAACTTCTGGCAATGGTAGAGGTTTCTGAAAAATTCAGCTTGCACCCCAAAGTATAAAACGCCACCTTTTTGTCCATAAACCCTTTTGTTGTTCCGCCATCCTTTTTGGGATTGCTACAGAATCATTTTAATATTTATCTTTACGCTTAAAAGATTGCAAATTTACAACTAATAAACCACATGATAAAACCTGTTTTACGCCAAACAATATCTTATTTATCAATTAGTTGTGCTTTGTTTTTTCTTTTTTCCTGCGGGAGCGGTTCCCGCTCAAACCAAGACCATTTGGTTTTTCGTTACAACGAATACGCCAACATCAACACTTTAGACCCTGCGTTTTCGAGAACTTTGCAAGATAACTCGGTATGCAACCAACTTTACAATGGCTTGGTTCAATTGGATGACGAACTGAATATTTTACCCAGTATTGCAAAAAGTTGGCAGGTTTCGGAAGACGGACTTACTTACTCTTTCAATTTAAGGAACGACGTCTATTTTCACAAACACGCCCTTTTCGGAAAAGACTCTACGAGAACAGTAACAGCTTCCGATTTCACATACAGCTTAAACCGTTTACGCGACGAAAAAATTGCTGCCCCTGGCAGTTGGGTTTTAAATAAAGTAGATGACTTTAAAGCGGTGAACGATACCATTTTCGAAATTTACTTAAAACAGCCGTTCCCCGCATTTATTGGGTTGCTTACCATGAAATACTGCTCGGTGGTGCCCAAGGAAATCGTGGATCATTATGGCAGCGAATTCCGCTCGCACCCCATTGGTACGGGTCCCTTTAAATTTAAACGTTGGGAAGAAAATATAAAATTAGTATTCCGTAGAAACAAAAACTATTTTGAAACGGACGAAAACGGGCAACAACTCCCCTATTTAGAAGCTGTGGCCATTACCTTTTTACCCGATAAACAAAGTGAATTTTTACAGTTCATTCAAGGCAACCTCGATTTTTTAAATAGTTTGGATGCCTCATACAAAGACGAACTCTTAACTGCCGATGGCAAGCTTCGACAGAAATATGCCGAAACCGTTAACATGATTCGTGGCCCGTATTTAAACACCGAATATTTGGGTTTTTATTTAGATTCGGAAACACCCGAAATACAATCGGAACTCATTAGAAAAGCCATAAACTACGGTTTTGACCGAAAAAAAATGATGGTGTATCTAAGGAACGGCATTGGTAATCCGGCCAACGGAGGCTTTATTCCCATTGGGCTGCAAGGACATGATAAATCGATTGGTTTCACTTATCAACCCGAAAAAGCCAAACAGCTTATCCAACAGTTTAAAGCCGAAAGTGGCATTAAAAATCCCGAAATCACATTGGTAACGACCAGTAATTATTTAAGTTTTTGCGAATTTATTCAGCGTGAGCTTCAAAAGGTAGGATTGAAAATTAATGTGGACGTGATGCCTGAAGCCACTTTGCGTGCGGCACGCTCCAACGGAAAAGTGGACATGTTCCGAAGTTCATGGATTGCCGATTATTTGGATGCCGAAAATTACCTATCGATTTTTTACAGCAAGAATTTTGCTCCGGGTGGCTCCAACTATTTTCATTATAAAAATGCTGAATTTGACAGCTTATACAACAAAGCTTTCACTGTTACCGATATTGAAAAACGAAAATTGCTTTACACTGAAATGGATTCTTTGGCTATGGACAAAGCTTTGATGGTGCCTTTGTATTATGACGAAGTGATTCGGTTTACCCAAAAGCACGTTAGTCGATTGGGTATTAACCCTATTAATCTTTTGGATTTGAGATACGTTAAAAAAGAAAAGGCGAACTAATTACTCCTCAATATTTTTCCCAATATCGCCAATTTCATCTTTTACGACAACAACAGATTTTTTCCAACGGTTTTCCAATAGAGTATAAAATCCCCAAAGCGTGAGCAAACCTACGGGCAGGGACAGTAGGTTAATTCCAAAAGAATTCCAATCAAAACCCCAACCAAATATCCTCATATCTAAAATAGCAACAATAGCCAGCACCACAGCACCTGAAACATAATAAATAACTATACTCAAAATAGCATAGAGCCATTTGCTTTGATTATATTCTTCGGCCAAATCATAAAACCGTTTTCCTATAAAGTAAATAAGTAAAATCCCGAGCATGAACTATTCTCTTCTATATTTTTTAGTCTCTTCAAAAACATGCTCCAGAATCGCTTTGTCCTGTTCGGTGAATTCCATGTTACGGCGTGCCATTACTACCTCGGCCACTTCAAAAGCTTTTTTGGTCAAGTAAGTGGTGAAACCACCGCTACCGCCCCAACTGAAACTGGGAACAAAATTTCTAGGGAAACCGCTGCCAAAAATATTGGCACTTACGCCCACAACGGTCCCGGTATTAAACATGGTATTGATGCCACATTTACTGTGATCGCCCATCATGAGTCCGCAAAACTGCAGTCCGGTTCTGGCAAAGCTCTCGGTTTGGTAATCCCATAGCCTTACTTCGGCATAGTTATTTTTAAGATTTGAGGTATTGGTATCGGCACCCAAATTGCACCATTCGCCTAAAACGGAATTGCCCAAATAGCCATCGTGACCTTTATTGGAATTGGCAAACATGACAGAATTGTTAATCTCTCCGCCGGCTTTACAACTGGGGCCAATGGTAGTTGGCCCATAAATTTTTGCGCCTATTTTAATAGTTGCCCCTTGGCAAAGTGCCAACGGCCCACGAATAATAGAACCTTCCATGATTTCAGAATTTCTACCAATGTAAATCGGACCTTTACTCGCATTGAGCGTAGTGAATTCCAGTTTTGCCCCTTTTTCGATAAAAATATTCTCGGGAGCAATAACATTGTTGCTCGACGGAATAGGCTGCGAACTTCTATTTTTTGTTATCAGCGTATAATCTTCCTGAATGGCTTCACCGTTTTTTGAGAAAATATGCCAAGCATGTTCAATCTTTACGATATCTTCAGTAAATTCAACAGCTTCATAATCATCAAAATCAATATCTTCCTGGGCTTCCTTAGCAAAAAAGGCAATAACATCTTCATCCTTAAAAATGGCCTGGTTTTCTTTTAAATCCTTAACCATTTCCACCAATTCCAAATTAGGGAGGTATGAAGCGTTTATCATTACATTTTCTTCCATTTCCACCATAGGAAATTTATCAGAAAGATAATCTTCAGTAACCGTTGTGGTTGTGGTATCTAAAAACGACTCCCATTTTTCCCTAATGGTTAGTATGCCAACACGTATATCGGCTACAGGTCTGGTAAATGTAAAGGGCAACAAGTTGTTGCGCGAGGGTCCATCAAAAAGAATATAATTCATAATAGCTGGTGTTGTAAACTACGGCAAAGGTTTTTAAAGTCCTTCACTTCGTTTTTTTGCACATTCAAATGTAGCTTAATTGTACAAAACAAAAAAGCCTTTCATTGCTGAAAGGCTTAAAAAATATATTGTTACTAAGATTATTTTTTAAACTTAGCGTATTTGTTTTTGAACTTATCGATACGACCGGCAGTATCAACCAATTTAGATTTACCAGTGTAGTATGGGTGCGATGTTCTGGAAATTTCCATCTTAACTAATGGATACTCAACACCGTCAACTTCAATTGTTTCATTAGTATCGGCAGTAGATTTAGTTAAAAATACATCGTCGTTAGACATGTCTTTAAACGCCACTACTCTATAATTTTCTGGATGTATACCTTTTCTCATCGCTAAATGCTTTTTATTCTTTTCAATTTTGGAAGTGCAAATTTAAGTATTTTTTACAAATGCGCAACACTTTTTTGTATTTTTTATTTCAACCACAAATGTAACGTTTTAGTATCTTTGGCCACTAACCTGTCAGCTAACAAAAACGAGCACAATATTATGGAAAAATCTTTGAAATCTATTGCCACCAATTACGGTTTGTATTTGGGTGTTGCACTATCGCTTATTACCGTTTTGGCCTACGCCATTAACATTGAGTTGCTGACCAATATGTGGCTGGGCATATTTATAATGATAGCCATTATTGTTTTTGGCATTATTTCGGTTGCCAAAACCAAACAAGCCCAAGGTGGTTATGCGAGTTTTAAACAGGCCTTTACTTCGTATTTCATAACCGTTCTTTTAGGGCTGGTAATTAGCACATTAGTTTCTTTCCTATTATTTAATGTTATCGATACCGAAGCTGCCGAAGTATTAAAACAAAAAACTATCGAGCAAACGGTTACCATGCTTGAAGGCTTTAATACGCCCACAGAAGTTATCGATCAAACGGTACAGCAAATAGAATCGCAAAATCAATATTCCATTGGCAACATACTAAAAGGTCTGGCTGGTTATTTGGTGCTTTTCAGTATAATAGGGCTTATTGTTGCCGCCGCGTTGAAAAAAAATAATCCGGACGCCGAATAATTCAGTACTTTTGGACTATTGAATTCAGAATCCATTTAAATGAACATATCTGTAGTTATACCACTACTTAACGAACAGGAATCTTTAACAGAATTACACGATTGGATTGTAAACGTTATGCAGTCCAATCGTTTTTCGTATGAAATCATTTTTATTGACGATGGCAGCACCGACGGTTCTTGGGAAACTATCTCCAAATTTTCTGAACAAAATGATAACGTAAAAGGTATTCGTTTTTTGAAAAACTTCGGAAAATCGCAGGCTCTCCACGCAGGTTTTGAAAAAGCCGAAGGCGATGTAGTCATTACTATGGATGCCGATTTACAGGACAGCCCCGATGAAATTCCCGAACTATATAATATGATAACCAACAGCGGTTTCGATTTGGTTTCGGGCTGGAAAAAGAAACGCTACGATTCGGTTATTTCAAAAAACATGCCGTCCAAACTCTTTAATTGGGCGGCACGGAAAACATCGGGTGTAAAACTAAACGATTTTAACTGCGGATTGAAAGCTTACAGAATTGATGTCGTAAAAAATATTGATGTCAATGGCGAAATGCACCGCTATATTCCCGTGCTTTCAAAAAATGCGGGTTTCACCAAAATTGGCGAAAAAGTGGTTCAGCACCAAGCCCGAAAGTATGGCGTCACCAAATTTGGGATGAACCGATTTATCCACGGCTTTTTAGATTTGATTACCATTTGGTTTTTATCGCGTTTTGGCAAGCGCCCTATGCACTTGTTCGGCGCATTGGGTTTTATTATGTTTGCCATTGGTTTTGCCTTTTCGGCCTATTTGGGCGTCGACAAATTGTTTTTAAACCCTAGCGGAAGGCTCATCACCCAGCGTCCGCAATTCTATATTGCCCTAGCCACAATGGTTATTGGCACGCAATTTTTTGTGGCCGGATTTTTAGGCGAAATCGTTCTTCGAAACAAATCCGATAAAAAACGCTATTTAATCAAAGAGAAATTGAATTTAAATTAAGATTTTTCAAACTATTTATTAACTTTAAAAACTTCATCCATCCGTAGGATGATTAACAGCTATTAATTAATTTTGATCTAAACTTTCAAGAGATTATGATACACATTGAACCCAAAATTTTAGAACGGATCAATGCTTGGCTTACTCCAGCATTTGATGAAAACACACAAACGACGATTAAAGAGAGTATTGCCAACAACCCGAAAGATATTCAAGAAAGTTTTTATAAAGATTTAGAGTTTGGAACAGGAGGAATGCGCGGTGTCATGGGCGTAGGCACCAACCGTATCAATAAATATACTTTAGGAAAAAGCACCCAGGGGTTAAGCAATTATTTACACAAGCAATTTCCTGGCGTGACTCCAAAAACCGTAATCGCTTATGATTGCCGCCACAACAGTAAAACTTTGGCCAAGGTTGTTGCCGATGTGTTTTCGGCCAACGGCATTGAGGTTTATCTTTTTGAAGATTTACGCCCAACACCAGAATTATCGTTCGCGGTAAGACATCTAAAATGCCACTGTGGAATTGTTTTAACGGCATCGCACAACCCACCAGAATACAATGGCTACAAGGTGTATTGGCAAGATGGGGGCCAATTGGTGCCACCACACGACAGCGCCGTAATTGATATGATAAACGAGTTGGACTACGCCGACATCAAATTTGAAGCCAATAACGATTTAATTCATTATATAGGAAAAACGGTTGACGGTGCTTTTGTTGATGCCTCGGTTGACAACGGATGCGTTGGCGCTACCCAAGCCGCTAAAGACGATTTAACCATTGTGTTTACTTCGCTTCACGGCACTTCGATAACGGCAGTACCTGAAACCTTAAAACAGGCGGGGTACAAAAACGTTCATATTGTAAAAGAACAGGAAGTACCCAATGGTGGTTTCCCAACGGTAAAATCGCCCAACCCCGAAGAGCCAGCGGCCCTAAAAATGGCTTTGGAATTGGCCGAAAAAGTAAATGCCGATATCGTTATTGGCACCGACCCCGACTGCGACCGTTTGGGTGTGGCCGTTCGGAATTCCGAAAATGAGCTGCAATTGCTCAACGGAAACCAAACCATGTTGATGATGACCGATTTCCTTTTGAAAAAATGGAAAAACGAAGGCAAAATAAAAGGCAAGGAATTTATTGCCACAACCATTGTTTCTACCCCAATGCTTAACCGATTGGCAGAAGCTTACGGTGTTGAAAATAAAATTGTACTTACCGGTTTTAAATGGATCGCCAAACTGATTCACGATTTCCCTGAATTAGATTTTATTGGTGGCGGCGAAGAAAGTTTTGGCTATATGGTGGGCGATTTTGTTCGCGATAAAGATGCGGTTACCTCAACATTATTGGCTTGCGAAATTGCAGCCATTGCAAAATCGAATGGCAGTTCGTTCTTTGAGGATCTTTTAAAACTATATACCGAGCACGGTTTCTATAAAGAAAAATTAGTATCGCTTACCAAAAAAGGGATTGAAGGCGCCGAGGAAATCAAGCAAATGATGACAGATGCCCGAAACAATACGTTAAAAGTCATCAACGGTTCAAAAGTGGTTCGTTTTGAAGACTATAGTTTATCAACATCTAAAAATATGTCCACGGGAGAAGAAAGCAAACTGGATATTCCAAAATCGAATGTTTTGATCTATTACACCGAAGACGGCAGCCAAGTGGCCCTGCGCCCCAGCGGTACAGAACCAAAAATAAAATTCTACGTAAGCGTAAATACCAAATTAAATAATGTTTCCGATTTTAAAAAGACCGAAGCCGAACTCGATGCCAAGGCCGAAGCCATTTTAAAAGACATGAAATTAATTTAATAACCCGTATCTTTGCTAAAAATTCACATGCTTTTATGGTTTCCATAAAAGCATGTTTTATAAATAGACAATTCTGGTTTAATGAATCATTTTTATAATATTTTAAGGTACGCCAAACCTTATAAAAGTTATGCTTTTGGGCATATTATTTCCAACGTGTTTTATGCACTATTCGGCACCCTGTCTTTTATCGCATTAATACCAATGCTCGATATTTTATTCGAAAAAAAGGACGAGGTTACCCAAATTGCCAAACCCGTTTACGATGGCATTGGCGGATTAAAAGACTACTACAAAGATTTTTTGGCTTACCATGTTAACCAATACGCCGAAAACGACCCGCAAAAAGCATTGCTATTGGTGGTTGGACTTATCATTTCCTTGTTTTTACTAAAAAACATTTTTGGCTATTTGGCCAATTATTTCATGGTGTTTTTAAGAAATGGCGTGGTACGCGATTTACGGAATGCCGTTTACACCAAAACGGTAGAACTGCCACTCTCCTACTTTTCAGAACAAAAGAAAGGTGATATTATGGCCCGTGTTACTAACGATGTGGCTACACTTCAATATTCCATGCTTCCGGTTTTGGAGCTTATTGCCAGAGAACCGTTAATGATTATTTTCACATTAATAGGTATGGTTATTTTGAGCGCCAAGCTTACCATTTTTGTGTTCATTTTTATTCCGATATCGGGTATTATTATTTCAAGAATCGGAAAGAGTTTAAAACGAAAATCAGATCGCGTTCAAAACGAACAGGGCGTAATTCTTTCTACTTTAGAAGAAACCTTAACCGGATTGCGCATTATTAAAGGTTTTAACGCCGAACAAAAATTCGACAATAAATTCAGGGAAAGTTCAAACCGATTTTACAACTTTTCGAACAAACTTTTGAACCGCCAAAACCTCGCCTCTCCAACCAGTGAATTTTTAGGCATTTTGGTAATTTCTATTTTATTGTGGTATGGAGGCCAATTGGTGTTGGTTGATGGCTCTTTGGATGGTAGTTCTTTTATCGCTTTTATGGGCTTAGCCTATAATATTATGGTACCGGCAAAGGCGATTTCTAGAGGACTTTACAACATCAAACAAGGAAATGCCGCAGCCGAGCGCATCCAAGAAATTATCGATACGCCAAACCCGCTGCGCGATAAACCAAATGCCATTGAAAAAACCGATTTCAATTCAGAAATTGAATTCAAAAACATTTCGTTTAAATATCAAGATGATTATGTCTTGAAGAATTTCTCGTTAACCATTCCCAAAGGAAAAACCGTGGCTCTAGTAGGGCAATCGGGCAGTGGAAAATCGACCATTGCCAACTTAATTACCCGTTTTTACCACGTTAATAAAGGCGAGATTTTAATTGACGGCATCAACATCAACAACATTACCACGAGTTCACTACGCAAACAATTGGGCATCGTTACCCAAGATGCCATTTTGTTTAACGATACCATAAAAAACAACCTTAAACTGGGGAACGAAAACGCCACGGACGAAGCGGTTATTGAAGCACTAAAAGTGGCCAATGCCTGGGAATTTGTAAAAGAACTGCCCCATGGCATCGATACCAACATTGGTGATGCAGGGAACAAA from Tamlana crocina includes:
- a CDS encoding DUF4199 domain-containing protein, whose amino-acid sequence is MEKSLKSIATNYGLYLGVALSLITVLAYAINIELLTNMWLGIFIMIAIIVFGIISVAKTKQAQGGYASFKQAFTSYFITVLLGLVISTLVSFLLFNVIDTEAAEVLKQKTIEQTVTMLEGFNTPTEVIDQTVQQIESQNQYSIGNILKGLAGYLVLFSIIGLIVAAALKKNNPDAE
- a CDS encoding ABC transporter substrate-binding protein, yielding MIKPVLRQTISYLSISCALFFLFSCGSGSRSNQDHLVFRYNEYANINTLDPAFSRTLQDNSVCNQLYNGLVQLDDELNILPSIAKSWQVSEDGLTYSFNLRNDVYFHKHALFGKDSTRTVTASDFTYSLNRLRDEKIAAPGSWVLNKVDDFKAVNDTIFEIYLKQPFPAFIGLLTMKYCSVVPKEIVDHYGSEFRSHPIGTGPFKFKRWEENIKLVFRRNKNYFETDENGQQLPYLEAVAITFLPDKQSEFLQFIQGNLDFLNSLDASYKDELLTADGKLRQKYAETVNMIRGPYLNTEYLGFYLDSETPEIQSELIRKAINYGFDRKKMMVYLRNGIGNPANGGFIPIGLQGHDKSIGFTYQPEKAKQLIQQFKAESGIKNPEITLVTTSNYLSFCEFIQRELQKVGLKINVDVMPEATLRAARSNGKVDMFRSSWIADYLDAENYLSIFYSKNFAPGGSNYFHYKNAEFDSLYNKAFTVTDIEKRKLLYTEMDSLAMDKALMVPLYYDEVIRFTQKHVSRLGINPINLLDLRYVKKEKAN
- a CDS encoding N-acetyltransferase, with product MVEAAELIDNEFLRQFEIKVDGQLAKIEYSSQERKIFLTKLVIPEDIKDENFKKDFLALVFEQIADRNLSIVPTSPEIAKFVRSNRKYKRMLPVGVRI
- a CDS encoding GlmU family protein; protein product: MNYILFDGPSRNNLLPFTFTRPVADIRVGILTIREKWESFLDTTTTTVTEDYLSDKFPMVEMEENVMINASYLPNLELVEMVKDLKENQAIFKDEDVIAFFAKEAQEDIDFDDYEAVEFTEDIVKIEHAWHIFSKNGEAIQEDYTLITKNRSSQPIPSSNNVIAPENIFIEKGAKLEFTTLNASKGPIYIGRNSEIMEGSIIRGPLALCQGATIKIGAKIYGPTTIGPSCKAGGEINNSVMFANSNKGHDGYLGNSVLGEWCNLGADTNTSNLKNNYAEVRLWDYQTESFARTGLQFCGLMMGDHSKCGINTMFNTGTVVGVSANIFGSGFPRNFVPSFSWGGSGGFTTYLTKKAFEVAEVVMARRNMEFTEQDKAILEHVFEETKKYRRE
- the mtaB gene encoding tRNA (N(6)-L-threonylcarbamoyladenosine(37)-C(2))-methylthiotransferase MtaB codes for the protein MDKKVAFYTLGCKLNFSETSTIARSFNDEGFDRVDFSEKADIYVINTCSVTENADKRFKTIVKQAQKVNPEAFVAAVGCYAQLKPQELADVEGVDLVLGATEKFKITDYLNDLSKNDFGEVHSCEIEEADFYVGSYSIGDRTRAFLKVQDGCDYKCTYCTIPLARGISRSDTMENVLKNAKEISEQNIKEIVLTGVNIGDYGKGEFGNKKHEHTFLDLVTELDKVEGIERLRISSIEPNLLKNDTIDLVSKSRAFVPHFHVPLQSGSNDILKKMKRRYMRELYVDRVAKIKEVMPHACIGVDVIVGFPGETDEHFLETYNFLNELDISYLHVFTYSERDNTEAAEMDGVVPKNVRSKRSKMLRGLSVKKRRAFYESQIGTTRTVLFESENKEGYIHGFTENYVKVKTPWNPELVNTLHEVELAEIDADGLVRFQFVNQIVS
- a CDS encoding glycosyltransferase family 2 protein; translation: MNISVVIPLLNEQESLTELHDWIVNVMQSNRFSYEIIFIDDGSTDGSWETISKFSEQNDNVKGIRFLKNFGKSQALHAGFEKAEGDVVITMDADLQDSPDEIPELYNMITNSGFDLVSGWKKKRYDSVISKNMPSKLFNWAARKTSGVKLNDFNCGLKAYRIDVVKNIDVNGEMHRYIPVLSKNAGFTKIGEKVVQHQARKYGVTKFGMNRFIHGFLDLITIWFLSRFGKRPMHLFGALGFIMFAIGFAFSAYLGVDKLFLNPSGRLITQRPQFYIALATMVIGTQFFVAGFLGEIVLRNKSDKKRYLIKEKLNLN
- a CDS encoding alpha/beta hydrolase; its protein translation is MSQELIHVYFMPGMAASPKIFEYIKLAEDQFKMHFLEWDIPVDNEGLDDYALRMSKKIKHADVVLVGVSFGGVLVQQMDKHINARKLIIVSSVKSMFELPKRMLLAKTTCAYKILPTQLASKIDVFEKYAFGKTMTKRLELYKKYLSVNDPKYLSWAIKHMVCWEQKEHRKDIVHIHGDKDPVFPIKYIKNCTVIKNGTHIAIINKYKWFNENLPRIILNN
- a CDS encoding lytic transglycosylase domain-containing protein, whose product is MKIVQKALALVGLLSLCALFVYALQDAPTDENFEKKLINDYNVYALQIPQDLNFAGEPMPINNPDILERMDRELLVNTYWQSNGLLMFKRAKKYFPVIEPILAKHGVPDDFKYLAVIESGLTNAVSPAGARGVWQIMPATGRENGLEVNDNVDERYHLEKATEVACKYLLKSKEDLGSWTLAAAAYNAGNAGVSRRLREQNVEDYYDLLLGEETGRYIFRIVALKEILSNPTKYGFNFREKDLYTQVPTYQVEVDTAVTDFTKFAEQFGINYKLLKIHNPWLREPHLNNRSRKQYFIDIPEKGQYN
- a CDS encoding type B 50S ribosomal protein L31 — protein: MRKGIHPENYRVVAFKDMSNDDVFLTKSTADTNETIEVDGVEYPLVKMEISRTSHPYYTGKSKLVDTAGRIDKFKNKYAKFKK
- a CDS encoding phospho-sugar mutase is translated as MIHIEPKILERINAWLTPAFDENTQTTIKESIANNPKDIQESFYKDLEFGTGGMRGVMGVGTNRINKYTLGKSTQGLSNYLHKQFPGVTPKTVIAYDCRHNSKTLAKVVADVFSANGIEVYLFEDLRPTPELSFAVRHLKCHCGIVLTASHNPPEYNGYKVYWQDGGQLVPPHDSAVIDMINELDYADIKFEANNDLIHYIGKTVDGAFVDASVDNGCVGATQAAKDDLTIVFTSLHGTSITAVPETLKQAGYKNVHIVKEQEVPNGGFPTVKSPNPEEPAALKMALELAEKVNADIVIGTDPDCDRLGVAVRNSENELQLLNGNQTMLMMTDFLLKKWKNEGKIKGKEFIATTIVSTPMLNRLAEAYGVENKIVLTGFKWIAKLIHDFPELDFIGGGEESFGYMVGDFVRDKDAVTSTLLACEIAAIAKSNGSSFFEDLLKLYTEHGFYKEKLVSLTKKGIEGAEEIKQMMTDARNNTLKVINGSKVVRFEDYSLSTSKNMSTGEESKLDIPKSNVLIYYTEDGSQVALRPSGTEPKIKFYVSVNTKLNNVSDFKKTEAELDAKAEAILKDMKLI